A stretch of Anoplopoma fimbria isolate UVic2021 breed Golden Eagle Sablefish chromosome 4, Afim_UVic_2022, whole genome shotgun sequence DNA encodes these proteins:
- the tcirg1b gene encoding T cell immune regulator 1, ATPase H+ transporting V0 subunit a3b, with translation MGSMFRSEEVCLVQLFLQSGSAYNCVSELGELGLVEFRDLNPNVNAFQRKFVGEVRRCEELEKTLSFLEQEIKRSLSPPLQFPLPPPCPTPSSPQPRELITIEEECERLARELKEVSRNRDSLRAQLTQLCQYQGVLNSTHSLTASQAPPPILESQGLFDNRQDIRLSFVAGVVHPWKVPSFERLLWRACRGYIIVDFREMEDRLEHPETGEMVQWTVFLISYWGDQIGQKVKKICDCFRTQTFAYPESTAEREEILQGLQGRIEDIKSVLLQTESFLQQLLMRAVAVLPQWKVRVQKCKAVQMVLNLCSPSVTDKCLIAEAWCPVAKLPELQSALREGGRKSGSGVDSFYNRLPCSTPPPTLFPINSFTAGFQNIVDAYGVASYREVNPAVYTIITFPFLFAVMFGDVGHGLLMTLAALWMVLEEKDPKLQKNNNEIWRMMFGGRYLILLMGLFSVYTGAIYNECFSRGLSTFNSAWHVGPMFENNIWNASVLEGNQYLSMDPVVSGVFTSPYPFGIDPVWGLSNNKLTFLNSYKMKMSVIIGVIHMTFGVCLSFFNYWHFGKISSLFFVLIPELFFMVCLFGYLVFMVIFKWIVYTPANSKIAPSILIHFIDMFLFTDNPENPKLYEGQIVVQRILVVLALCSVPFLLFGKPLFEFITFKRRRRQVQHQEEDRRMLVPDEGSINTHQGEVEGGAAEVEEFDVADEFMHQAIHTIEYCLGCISNTASYLRLWALSLAHAQLSEVLWVMVMRLALRWQGFVGSAVLFVVFAFFAMLTVSILLVMEGLSAFLHALRLHWVEFQNKFYSGTGYKLNPFSFSSLINASSAI, from the exons ATGGGCTCCATGTTTCGCAGTGAGGAGGTGTGCCTGGTGCAGCTCTTCCTTCAGTCAGGCTCGGCCTACAATTGTGTCAGTGAGCTGGGAGAACTGGGCCTGGTTGAGTTCAGAGAT TTGAATCCCAATGTGAACGCCTTTCAGAGGAAGTTTGTCGGCGAGGTCAGACGATGCGAGGAACTTGAGAAAACTCTTT CCTTCCTGGAGCAGGAGATAAAGCGCTCCCTGTCTCCACCTTTGCAgtttcccctccctcctccatgcCCGACACCTTCGTCCCCTCAGCCTCGCGAACTCATCACCATAGAGGAGGAGTGTGAGAGGCTGGCCAGAGAGCTCAAAGAG GTGTCCAGGAACAGAGACAGCCTCCGGGCTCAGCTGACCCAGCTCTGTCAGTACCAAGGAGTCCTGAAcagcacacactctctcacagcCTCACAG GCACCACCACCTATACTGGAAAGCCAAGGGCTGTTTGATAACCGCCAAGATATCCGCCTCAG ttTTGTGGCAGGAGTGGTCCATCCTTGGAAGGTCCCCTCGTTTGAACGCTTGTTATGGCGGGCATGTCGAGGTTACATCATTGTGGATTTCAGAGAAATGGAGGATCGACTCGAGCATCCTGAGACG GGGGAAATGGTGCAATGGACAGTGTTCCTCATCTCCTATTGGGGAGATCAGATTGGACAGAAGGTCAAGAAGATATGTGATTG CTTCCGCACACAGACGTTTGCATACCCTGAGAGCACTGCCGAAAGAGAGGAGATCCTCCAGGGACTTCAAGGCAGAATTGAAGATATCAAATCA GTGTTGTTACAGACCGAGTccttcctgcagcagctgctgatgCGGGCCGTGGCTGTGTTGCCCCAGTGGAAGGTGCGTGTGCAGAAGTGTAAGGCGGTCCAGATGGTGCTGAACCTCTGCAGCCCCTCCGTCACGGACAAATGCCTGATCGCTGAGGCCTGGTGCCCCGTTGCCAAGCTGCCTGAACTGCAGAGCGctctgagagagggaggg AGGAAGAGTGGAAGTGGTGTTGACTCTTTCTACAACCGCCTGCCCTGCTCCACCCCTCCACCTACCCTGTTTCCCATCAACTCTTTCACAGCTGGTTTCCAGAACATTGTTGATGCCTACGGAGTTGCCAGCTACCGCGAAGTCAATCCAG CGGTATACACCATAATTACATTCCCCTTCCTGTTTGCTGTGATGTTTGGGGATGTGGGTCATGGTTTACTGATGACTCTGGCTGCCCTCTGGATGGTCCTTGAGGAGAAGGACCCcaaattacagaaaaacaacaatgag ATCTGGAGGATGATGTTTGGAGGAAGGTATCTGATTTTACTGATGGGACTGTTCTCTGTCTACACGGGGGCCATTTACAACGAGTGCTTCAGCAGAGGCCTCAGTACTTTCAACTCAGCGTGGCACGTCGGCCCAATGTTTGAGAACAACATATGGAA TGCATCAGTCCTGGAAGGGAACCAGTATTTGTCCATGGATCCTGTTGTGTCTGGTGTCTTCACCTCTCCATATCCATTTGGCATTGACCCG GTCTGGGGGCTGTCCAACAACAAACTGACTTTCCTTAACTCGTACAAGATGAAGATGTCAGTCATCATTGGTGTCATTCACATGACTTTTGGAGTCTGCTTGTCATTCTTCAACTATTG gCACTTTGGCAAGATAAGCAGTTTGTTCTTTGTGCTGATCCCTGAATTGTTCTTCATGGTGTGTCTGTTTGGCTACCTGGTGTTCATGGTCATCTTCAAGTGGATCGTCTACACTCCTGCCAATTCCAAGATAGCTCCCAGTATACTTATCCACTTCATAGACATGTTCCTCTTCACAGACAACCCTGAGAACCCAAAGCTCTATGAAGGACAG ATTGTGGTGCAGAGGATCCTGGTGGTGCTGGCCCTGTGTTCTGTACCCTTCCTCCTGTTTGGGAAGCCATTGTTCGAATTCATCACATTCAAGAGAAGACGACGTCAAGTA CAACATCAGGAGGAAGACAGACGTATGCTGGTGCCCGATGAAGgctccatcaacactcatcAGGGTGAGGTGGAGGGAGGTGCTGCTGAAGTGGAG gagtttgatgtTGCAGACGAGTTCATGCATCAAGCCATCCACACCATAGAGTACTGCTTGGGCTGCATCTCCAACACTGCCTCTTACCTCCGACTCTGGGCTCTCAGTTTGGCACATGCAC AGCTCTCGGAGGTGTTGTGGGTGATGGTGATGCGTCTTGCCCTGAGGTGGCAGGGCTTTGTGGGATCTGCAGTCCTCTTTGTGGTTTTTGCCTTCTTCGCTATGTTGACTGTCTCCATCCTGCTAGTTATGGAGGGACTCTCAGCTTTCCTGCATGCGCTCCGTCTGCACTG GGTGGAGTTTCAGAACAAGTTCTACAGTGGAACAGGCTACAAGTTAAACCCTTTCTCCTTCTCATCCCTGATCAATGCATCATCTGCTATCTGA
- the mrpl18 gene encoding 39S ribosomal protein L18, mitochondrial has translation SYRSKFPILLLSLSLLFHRVCLSRVFRLEFSRTQNHVTAHVFSSSSTVPVLSCSTKEWALKKELASTSCVSACQAVGEVLAHRCQQAGINRMVYRAIPWTYRSDAVKSFRAAMKEGGITLSEPRRKYIGT, from the exons TCATACAGATCTAAATTCCCCATATTACTCCTGTCCCTCTCACTTCTGTTTCACCGTGTTTGTCTCTCCCGTGTTTTCAGGTTGGAGTTTTCTCGCACCCAGAATCATGTGACGGCACACGTGTTCTCCAGCAGCTCTACCGTCCCGGTGCTTTCCTGCTCAACCAAGGAGTGGGCGCTAAAGAAGGAGCTGGCTTCCACCAGTTGCGTGTCGGCGTGCCAGGCTGTGGGCGAGGTGCTGGCACATCGATGCCAGCAGGCCGGCATCAACAGGATGGTGTACAGGGCGATTCCCTGGACGTACCGCTCTGACGCT gTAAAGTCATTCAGGGCAGcaatgaaagagggaggaatCACGCTTAGTGAACCCAGAAGAAAATACATCGGTACCTGA
- the LOC129090546 gene encoding uncharacterized protein LOC129090546 translates to MSSYWSKRRRIARGVEMDLQSLASSSAKCGGEGVYEVTEGSGDYVLPGQSRTTVCELALSGQSSTTVCEQAHDNDDDSDGGVSDDDDDDDDDNDNNDDHHHDSDDTQSQLAQWAVRRRISHAALGDLLSILSGKIHGLPKDPRKVKKAALANESPDPQTWTLYPVVILKVKETYEKAHNFYMKAKKGESLDTTDDDVKRKRKPNMKFSLPDYSSEDDDNRNLPRLQKSQEHQQKKKKTIPNSELTTVTALPVAPPLFRSSHAELTSQTTTPPSTSPTSLPVPPQQDFYRLVLQHLRTIEEELKEVKQQVAVNTAMIQRLGGGGVADLGLVEDTNMPLSNAEDLDELERRLISDVDLKNQLVNILAILGGKTTKDAVKRMLGRAFRRSLALQINWTGAAGKIAFKSLNLKSVLHRAVRRVVTTATEEELQKKSPCI, encoded by the exons ATGTCCAGTTACTGGAGCAAACGTAGAAGAATAGCTAGAGGGGTGGAAATGGATTTACAGAGCCTCGCTTCCTCTTCAGCAAAGTGTGGGGGGGAAGGGGTATATGAAGTGACTGAGGGTAGTGGGGACTATGTCCTACCAGGACAAAGCAGGACAACAGTGTGTGAGCTGGCCCTTTCAGGACAGAGTAGCACTACAGTGTGTGAGCAGGCCcatgacaatgatgatgatagtgatgGTGGAGTGagtgatgacgatgatgatgatgatgatgataatgataataatgatgatcatCATCATGACAGCGACGACACACAAAGTCAGTTAGCACAGTGGGCAGTTAGGAGAAGGATCAGCCATGCTGCGTTAGGGGATCTACTATCCATTCTGTCTGGCAAAATTCATGGGTTGCCAAAAGACCCAAGAAAAGTCAAGAAGGCTGCCTTAGCAAATGAATCCCCTGACCCCCAGACATGGACCTTGTATCCAGTGGTCATACTTAAAGTTAAAG AAACGTATGAAAAGGCCCACAATTTTTATATGAAGGCAAAAAAAGGAGAGTCATTGGATACCACCGATGatgatgtgaaaagaaaaagaaa GCCAAATATGAAATTTTCCCTGCCCGACTACTCCAGTGAAGACGATGACAATCGGAATCTCCCCCGCCTCCAAAAATCCCAAGagcaccagcaaaaaaaaaaaaaaactattccaaATTCAG AGTTGACCACCGTTACTGCTCTGCCAGTAGCACCACCGCTCTTCCGCTCCAGCCATGCCG AGTTAACAAGTCAGACCACCACTCCTCCGTCAACTTCGCCCACATCTCTGCCAGTACCACCCCAGCAAG atTTTTACAGACTTGTTCTGCAGCACCTCCGCACAAttgaggaggagctgaaggaggtgAAGCAGCAGGTGGCGGTCAACACAGCCATGATACAGAGActaggtggtggtggtgtggcaGATCTCGGCCTTGTGGAAGACACCAACATGCCATTGAGCAATGCCGAGGACCTGGATGAGCTGGAGAGGCGGCTTATATCTGATGTGGACCTAAAAAATCAACTG GTGAACATACTTGCTATTTTGGGAGGGAAAACCACCAAAGACGCAGTGAAGAGGATGCTGGGCCGGGCTTTCAGGAGGTCCCTGGCGCTCCAAATTAATTGGACTGGCGCAGCTGGAAAGATCGCTTTCAAGTCCCTAAACCTGAAGAGTGTGTTGCACA GAGCCGTTCGGAGAGTGGTAACCACAGCCACTGAAGAGGAGCTTCAAAAGAAGTCTCCCTGTATTTGA